In Fervidobacterium thailandense, one DNA window encodes the following:
- a CDS encoding transposase, which yields LIEGINGKVIADRGYAEAEFVRKTEGYIRPRGKAGKEFTKRPLIGSIYMHRWKIEKFIQQLKMKINFERKKLEDVKVWIEWMLIGRMLVYLVNRIKQEPRTLEILLN from the coding sequence CTAATCGAAGGGATAAACGGGAAGGTAATAGCGGACAGAGGATATGCCGAAGCTGAGTTCGTAAGGAAAACAGAAGGGTACATAAGGCCCAGGGGGAAAGCGGGAAAAGAATTTACTAAAAGGCCGTTGATAGGAAGTATATACATGCACAGGTGGAAAATAGAGAAATTTATTCAGCAGCTGAAGATGAAGATAAATTTTGAGCGGAAAAAGTTGGAAGACGTGAAAGTATGGATAGAGTGGATGCTAATAGGGAGGATGTTAGTGTACCTGGTAAATCGAATAAAGCAAGAACCAAGGACACTTGAAATTCTTCTTAATTAG